One Bombus pyrosoma isolate SC7728 linkage group LG7, ASM1482585v1, whole genome shotgun sequence genomic window carries:
- the LOC122569666 gene encoding triple functional domain protein isoform X2: protein MDGTRATEVLPLLQERLAILPGGRDRRGGPVLVFPTTARRERAKPEDYRRLLQYLLTIPSDEARGLRFTVIVDMRGATWDSVKPILKVLHEHFHRSIHVAFIIKPENFWQKQRTSLAKQKKYNFEINTISLEALTKVIDPSQLTADLDGSLQYDHAQWIDTRLAVEDFTWQAADLLDRLDDLQEDLSRNDFADDVAGAKHGIDLHNEMKKKIMKVPVEEIEVVGQRLLQRFDNSIAASSGEGGSIESGATGGTDPDGRALAALVIQHLESVHAAQQHLLQLWHIKKMKLDQCFQLRLFEQDCAKMFDWICHNREGFLANYVEIGRSYQLAKNLQEEHKHFTMSSMNVYVNINKILTMASRLLETQHYAAGHVRAVAGRLDRAWKEFAAGLDERTAVLSLSVVFHHKAEQYVDSVAGWSQACDAGNLPNEIPILESHIRQHQTLYEAMCQAYTEVHSTSKKLLYQLDHLVQVCNQPQGIDHTARKHSQDGHGIDGHSGMSGNPAADYSEGASHVLAVIHQILGHHRALEARWHARKVKLHQRLALRLFQEDVKQVLDWLTNHGEVFIRKNTGVGRNLQKARVYQKSHEHFENVAQNTYTNATKLLTAAQELAHTGECAADEIYAVAQELEAHVSSFAARVEQRRRRLDLAVVFYTHEKELTGWVDELRQELQQDEVAENLETAERLLEQCAQHRASCMEACASTIVQGEALLRELRESTDAPDTTGSISAVEAALDRLAGLRQELEDLWATRKLRLELCLRLRVFERDALEASGQLEMWAQELQGPPREGSPEQLLRVHNDGVAHMQNTAFQVLQQGQELAQVLEQAGVCIMADGQHSAASRVQVLLEFLNEREMDAEDLAEMRRVRLEQASQLVQLQTDATHVANWIRNGEAMLLASLRVPENLQDAEQLRLEHEQFQVAIEKTHTSAVQVKHRADALVSANHYDPKSIREVAEDVTKRWQQLVTCAEERHKLVTASINFYKTAEQVRSVLDSLEREYKRDEDWCASGEKATQVPTLVGKHQEQKEAFLKACTLVRRTAETFLKYTNRSLQFYSYQANSAGSENKVKSILEELLSKENRVLEYWTQRKKRLDQCHQYVLFERSAKQALEWIRETGELYLATHTNVGKNRIENEQLLREHNEFKGAAKETRERVKLLIQLADNLVEKGHAHAAAIKQSVAEVDQRYKDFSTRMDCYKSQIEEDLGIQSDDGQKDLSIDRNSDPLLEEKIKGKDLKELNEEKRRSARRKEFIMAELLQTERTYVKDLETCIRCFLEETRCGKGNVPSGLQGRESIIFSNMEEIHQFHSNIFLRELEKYETMPEDVGHCFVTWAPKFDMYVTYCKNKPESNQLLVTHGGTWFEELQRKQRVEHPIAAYLIKPVQRITKYQLLLKDLQACCQEGQGEIKDGLEVMLNVPKKANDALHLSMLEGCDVRIDTLGDVVLQDSFTVWDPKQLIRKGRDRHIFLFELYLLFSKEVKDSAGKVKYIYKSRLMTSELGVTEHIEGDECKFAVWTGRAPTSDTRVVLRANSMDAKQLWVKRLREVIQETYFSLSMPKSPAKKSSSQRSSRDLEECASLDDSVENLDRNSLASFGSTNTTDSDKTGVAEVTWVIADHSAAPGSKELTVTKGQQVEVLENGSNISGVNTSEWTHVRLLVAPGQVDPPPEGLVPTSALKQPPPVSSKTSPSRKVPGQQQQQQQQQQQQQQQQQQSHYHQQQSTSQIQTAASSGGITTVSSGATGIPGSSSSVVGTGIVASGGLPAQNVPPSSILPDETENIIVGTAAAAAAANDGSGAANTNSPGNKRRGFSGRKWLPPPLRKLSQGKVEKSPPTTTPTATATTATTSTAISIVQTSCERSSLKKNVSEKRFRLPSGAEQSRPLRSASVSISALTTATASMRVSTSVSEADLDTELEAGLEGAEEEEGETEQSEPELEEDTMPEPDDTEALTYSEQNGADDAEDELELPPPMKPITEPILVATANGSSESAIATESCGKSRTSERSAKILDGATTADLAEIEQIVKERMEQHTENQERQSLMRTPSGKSSNVGIGGDDDYDEGTLSTAITIAATTIAAPTTATSTTMTTVATMVTTMATTTTTTTTTTTSSPVHGTLEECDVESAVLAKRQFVIRELVETEKDYVNDLKQIVEGYMSLMRDPESEVPLPDDLRGGKDKMVFGNIEAIYEWHRDFFLKALERCLERPEELGPLFKRYERKLHMYVVYCQNKPVSEYIVSEYIDTYFEDLRQKLGHRLQLCDLLIKPVQRITKYQLLLREALRLTERTQRMSEIEGLTAAVHVMRIIPKAANDMMDVARLQGFDGKITAQGKLLLHGPLLVSEFSSNLPSKEKEWQVFLFEQNIIFSEAVGKKTQFTNPVYIYKAHIQVNKLCLQNPYDDPEKFIIRSTDPRKPGLAFSCSAAEENGPRKQEWVDTITAILQTQRDFLKAIQSPIAYQKELTKDPFRGVSPDSPCRGSVLSTISSTIPNMSKTNEERRNEMAGAAGSTISATSKTLATAAAVAATATGTGTGTATTSVLHRPRTGATDQDSSQTQSSPSKSRLNFLEGFRSTLRPRSPVRNNSIPIVPGSRVRLTADWGKLHAGEELEIFRVDGPGLIVSPVIGMKKEEFWIPASLVPNSSISRAWSFRPRRIDSAEGSGESVRLPQDIHAEENGPPAILTIPCSIRATAGGVARLVLEARRVERALVRWRKEGQRCDIIEGTDRYRLFRTNDSLCLEIAPCLPSDSGIYHCLVEHETGSCSAKIPLRIIGIDATNAWCDTIEYNRSNGFTMNETTSSIVALPNSKKKLTNDMEIEQFTNKYIELEELGTGRFARVCCAREKGFDREVALKQISRSKQPLSLTRAEYDLLRSIRHDNIVRAFALFEDTPQPDIDTIVLELVRGSTLFAYLGEQVEYTESTVAKYTGQLLSALQWLHSRKQAHLDLKPENILVDSETGIVKLIDFGEAIRAVPLDQVVPPPVDLEFAAPESVLGKPTGSYTDMWAAGVFLYVLLSGLSPFLDDSIEETTANILKCDFCFPDEYFNEISTDVKNLLETLLRLHGEDRATAQLILSSPWFKISIGATIPSSRMVAFIERRAHRSKSHQDRNSSFYS from the exons ATGGATGGAACAAGAGCTACGGAGGTTTTACCTTTGCTCCAAGAACGTCTGGCTATTCTGCCAGGTGGTCGGGATCGCAGGGGTGGACCAGTACTTGTGTTTCCTACTACAGCAAGACGCGAAAGAGCCAAACCTGAAGATTACCGACGTCTTTTGCAATACTTATTGACCATACCCAGCGATGAAGCCAGAGGTTTACGCTTCACTGTCATTGTGGATATGCGTGGTGCTACTTGGGATTCTGTCAAACCCATCCTAAAG gTGTTACATGAACACTTTCATCGATCAATTCATGTTGCTTTCATCATCAAACCTGAAAATTTCTGGCAAAAGCAAAGAACGTCATTGgctaaacaaaaaaaatataatttcgaa ATAAATACGATAAGTTTAGAAGCTTTGACGAAGGTGATCGATCCATCGCAATTGACCGCGGATTTGGATGGATCGCTACAGTATGATCATGCACAATGGATTGATACGAGACTAGCCGTAGAAGACTTTACGTGGCAGGCGGCTGATCTTCTTGATAGATTGGACGACTTACAGGAAGATCTAAGTCGAAATGATTTTGCGGACGATGTGGCTGGAGCGAAACACGGGATTGATTTGCACaatgaaatgaagaaaaagattatgaAAGTTCCAGTGGAAGAAATTGAAGTTGTCGGTCAGCGATTACTACAACGTTTCGATAATA GTATAGCAGCGAGTAGTGGCGAAGGCGGTAGTATAGAAAGCGGGGCCACTGGTGGCACCGACCCCGATGGACGAGCTCTAGCAGCATTAGTGATTCAACACTTAGAATCTGTGCACGCCGCGCAACAGCATCTTCTACAGTTGTGGCACattaaaaagatgaaattggATCAGTGCTTTCAACTAAGGCTTTTCGAACAGGATTGTGCAAAAATGTTTGATTGGATTTGTCACAACAGAGAAGGATTTTTGGCGAATTATGTCGAAATTGGTCGTTCTTATCAACTGGCTAAAAATTTGCAGGAGGAGCATAAACATTTCACTATGAGTTCCATGAATGTCTAtgtgaatataaataagattttaaCCATGGCCAGCCGTTTGCTCGAAACTCAACATTATGCTGCCGGACACGTTAGGGCAGTAGCCGGTCGACTAGATCGAGCTTGGAAAGAATTCGCGGCAGGACTTGATGAACGTACCGCGGTCCTCAGTTTGAGCGTTGTATTTCATCATAAGGCAGAGCAATACGTCGATAGCGTCGCAGGATGGAGTCAAGCTTGCGATGCTGGAAACTTACCTAATGAAATACCAATCTTGGAATCTCATATACGGCAACACCAAACTCTTTACGAAGCGATGTGTCAAGCTTACACAGAG GTGCATAGTACCAGTAAGAAGCTTCTTTATCAACTGGATCATCTCGTGCAAGTCTGTAATCAGCCGCAAGGGATAGACCATACGGCCAGAAAACAT AGTCAAGATGGACACGGTATCGATGGACATTCCGGTATGAGCGGAAATCCAGCAGCGGATTATAGCGAGGGTGCATCCCATGTATTGGCGGTAATCCATCAAATCTTGGGTCATCACAGAGCGTTGGAGGCTCGTTGGCATGCTCGGAAAGTCAAACTGCATCAACGACTTGCGTTAAG ATTATTTCAAGAAGATGTAAAGCAAGTTCTGGATTGGTTAACTAATCATGGCGAAgtttttattagaaagaaTACAGGCGTGGGTCGGAATCTTCAAAAAGCGAGAGTGTACCAGAAAAGTCATGAACATTTCGAAAATGTAGCTCAG AATACTTATACAAATGCTACTAAACTACTTACTGCTGCTCAAGAATTGGCACACACTGGTGAGTGTGCTGCTGATGAAATATACGCTGTGGCGCAAGAATTAGAAGCTCACGTTAGTAGTTTCGCGGCAAGAGTTGAACAGCGTCGTCGAAGATTAGATTTGGCGGTTGTGTTTTATACACATGAAAAAGAG TTAACTGGTTGGGTTGACGAATTGCGACAAGAATTACAACAAGACGAAGTAGCAGAGAATCTGGAAACTGCGGAAAGACTGTTGGAACAATGTGCTCAACACCGAGCCTCCTGCATGGAAGCTTGTGCATCGACTATCGTTCAGGGTGAAGCATTGCTTCGAGAACTTCGAGAATCTACCGATGCTCCTGATACTACGGGCTCT ATATCTGCAGTAGAAGCTGCCTTAGACAGGTTAGCGGGTTTAAGGCAGGAATTAGAAGATTTGTGGGCTACAAGAAAATTGAGATTAGAACTATGTCTACGATTGCGCGTGTTCGAGAGAGATGCTTTAGAAGCGAGTGGTCAGTTAGAGATGTGGGCGCAGGAGCTACAAGGTCCACCTCGGGAGGGTTCCCCTGAACAATTGTTGCGTGTGCACAACGATGGTGTTGCTCATATGCAGAATACCGCATTTCAGGTTTTGCAACAAGGTCAAGAACTCGCTCAG GTATTAGAACAAGCAGGAGTTTGCATAATGGCAGACGGGCAACACAGTGCTGCATCTAGAGTTCAAGTGcttctcgaatttttaaacgaaaggGAAATGGACGCGGAAGATTTGGCGGAGATGAGAAGAGTTCGTTTAGAACAAGCTTCTCAATTGGTGCAACTACAAACCGATGCTACACATGTAGCTAACTGGATTCGCAATGGAGAAGCTATGTTGTTAGCTTCGTTGAGAGTTCCAGAAAATCTGCAGGATGCTGAGCAGCTTCGTTTAGAACACGAACAGTTCCAAGTTGCTATAGAAAAAACACATACTTCAGCTGTTCAG GTCAAACACAGAGCAGATGCGTTAGTGAGTGCGAATCACTACGATCCGAAGAGTATAAGAGAAGTGGCAGAGGATGTAACTAAGAGATGGCAACAGCTAGTGACATGTGCAGAGGAGAGACACAAGCTAGTAACTGCTAgcattaatttttacaagacGGCGGAACAAGTTCGCTCTGTATTAGATAGCCTCGAACGCGAATACAAACGGGACGAAGATTGGTGCGCTTCTGGTGAAAAGGCGACACAAGTGCCAACGCTTGTTGGAAAACATCAAGAACAAAAGGAAGCATTCTTGAAAGCATGCACGTTGGTACGGCGAACCGCGGAAACATTTCTCAAATATACAAACCGCAGTCTTCAGTTTTATAGTTATCAAGCGAACAGCGCTGGCTCAGAGAATAAAGTTAAAA GTATTTTGGAAGAGTTGCTTAGTAAAGAAAATCGTGTGCTGGAATATTGGACGCAGCGTAAGAAACGATTGGATCAGTGTCATCAATATGTTTTATTCGAGCGCAGTGCTAAACAGGCTTTAGAATGGATAAGAGAAACGGGTGAATTGTATTTAGCCACCCATACTAACGTTGGTAAAAATCGTATCGAAAATGAACAATTGTTGCGGGAGCACAATGAATTTAAGGGAGCTGCGAAG GAAACAAGAGAAAGAGTGAAACTGTTGATCCAGCTTGCTGATAATTTAGTGGAAAAAGGACACGCTCATGCAGCAGCAATTAAACAGTCTGTTGCTGAAGTGGATCAAAGATACAAGGACTTTAGTACGCGTATGGACTGCTATAAAAGTCAAATCGAAGAAGATCTCGGAATTCAATCTGACGATGGCCAAAAAGATCTTTCCATCGATCGCAATTCTGATCCTCTACTCGAAGAGAAGATCAAGGGGAAAGATCTGAAAGAATTAAacgaggagaaaagaagatcgGCAAGAAGAAAAGA ATTTATAATGGCTGAACTGCTGCAAACAGAGCGGACCTACGTGAAGGATTTGGAAACTTGTATTCGATGTTTTTTGGAAGAAACGCGATGCGGAAAAGGAAACGTTCCATCTGGATTACAAGGACGAGAATCAATAATTTTCAGCAATATGGAAGAAATTCATCAATTTCATAGTAACATATTTCTTCGTGAGCTAGAAAAGTACGAAACTATGCCAGAAGACGTTGGGCATTGTTTCGTGACATGG GCACCTAAATTTGATATGTACGTGACATACTGTAAGAATAAACCGGAAAGTAATCAATTGTTAGTTACTCATGGTGGGACATGGTTTGAAGAATTACAAAGGAAACAGCGAGTTGAACATCCGATCGCTGCGTACCTAATTAAACCGGTACAAAGAATAACAAAGTATCAGTTGTTGCTCAAAGATCTTCAG GCTTGTTGCCAAGAAGGACAGGGCGAGATAAAAGATGGGTTAGAAGTAATGTTAAATGTGCCTAAGAAAGCGAACGATGCCTTACATTTGAGCATGCTGGAAGGTTGCGATGTAAGAATAGATACACTAGGCGATGTAGTGCTGCAAGACTCTTTTACAGTGTGGGACCCTAAACAACTGATTAGAAAAGGCAGGGATCGGCacatatttctatttgaattGTACCTATTGTTTAGCAAAGAGGTGAAAGATTCGGCTGGAAAG GTGAAGTACATTTACAAAAGTCGTTTGATGACCTCCGAGCTGGGTGTGACCGAACATATCGAGGGTGATGAATGCAAATTCGCCGTTTGGACAGGTCGGGCACCAACCAGCGATACACGTGTCGTTCTTCGAGCTAATTCGATGGATGCTAAACAACTGTGGGTGAAAAGACTACGCGAGGTCATTCAGGAAACATATTTCAGTTTAAGTATGCCGAAGAGTCCTGCGAAGAAGAGTTCGAGTCAACGTTCTAGCAGAGATCTCGAAGAATGTGCTTCTCTGGACGATAGCGTTGAGAATTTAGATCGAAATTCCCTGGCATCTTTTGGTTCCACCAACACCACAGATTCCGATAAG ACTGGCGTAGCCGAAGTGACCTGGGTTATCGCTGATCATTCCGCCGCGCCTGGATCCAAGGAATTGACGGTAACGAAGGGTCAACAAGTCGAGGTGTTGGAAAACGGAAGCAATATTAGCGGTGTGAATACGTCCGAATGGACCCACGTACGTTTACTGGTTGCCCCGGGACAAGTCGATCCGCCGCCAGAAGGACTGGTTCCTACTAGCGCGCTCAAACAGCCTCCACCGGTTTCCAGTAAAACTTCACCGTCTAGAAAAGTTCCAGgacagcagcagcaacaacaacaacaacagcagcagcagcaacaacaacagcagcaatCTCATTATCATCAACAGCAATCGACCAGTCAAATTCAAACTGCCGCGTCTAGCGGAGGCATCACAACAGTATCGTCTGGCGCTACAGGAATACCGGGATCTTCGTCATCGGTTGTGGGAACGGGCATAGTAGCGAGTGGTGGGTTACCCGCTCAAAATGTGCCACCGAGTTCTATATTGCCAGACGAAACAG aaaatattatcgtcGGCACTGCTGCTGCGGCTGCTGCGGCAAACGATGGAAGTGGTGCTGCGAACACGAATTCTCCAGGCAATAAAAGACGTGGCTTTAGCGG GAGAAAGTGGCTACCTCCACCGTTGCGTAAACTTAGCCAAGGTAAAGTGGAGAAATCCCCACCGACTACGACACCAACAGCGACAGCAACAACAGCGACGACGTCGACCGCGATTTCGATCGTGCAAACGTCTTGCGAACGATCCTCTTTGAAAAAGAACGTCTCGGAGAAACGATTTAGATTGCCGAGTGGTGCTGAACAGTCCCGACCTTTGAGAAGCGCTTCTGTTTCCATCTCTGCGTTAACAACCGCAACCGCGTCTATGCGCGTGTCTACCTCCGTGTCGGAGGCGGATCTTGACACGGAACTCGAGGCAGGACTCGAAGGAGCAGAAGAGGAGGAAGGAGAAACCGAGCAATCTGAACCTGAGTTGGAAGAGGATACGATGCCGGAACCCGACGACACCGAGGCTTTAACGTATTCCGAGCAAAATGGGGCGGACGATGCCGAGGATGAATTGGAACTTCCACCGCCGATGAAACCAATCACCGAACCGATACTCGTGGCAACAGCTAACGGTTCATCGGAATCTGCAATTGCAACAGAAAGCTGCGGAAAATCTCGA ACGTCTGAGAGGTCGGCAAAAATTCTTGACGGTGCTACGACGGCCGATTTAGCTGAGATCGAACAGATCGTGAAAGAAAGGATG GAACAACATACGGAAAATCAAGAAAGACAAAGCCTGATGCGGACACCCAGTGGTAAAAGTTCGAACGTTGGTATCGGTGGGGACGACGATTATGACGAAGGTACTCTGTCAACTGCGATAACTATCGCTGCTACTACGATTGCGGCACCGACAACAGCAACGTCAACAACAATGACAACAGTGGCGACGATGGTAACGACGATGGCGACGacaaccaccaccaccacaACGACCACAACGAGTAGCCCTGTTCACGGGACTCTGGAAGAGTGCGATGTGGAAAGTGCAGTGCTAGCGAAACGACAATTCGTTATTCGAGAATTGGTGGAAACGGAAAAAGATTATGTAAATGATCTAAAACAAATAGTCGAAGGGTACATGTCGTTGATGCGAGATCCAGAATCCGAAGTTCCATTGCCGGACGATTTGCGTGGTGGAAAAGATAAGATGGTTTTCGGCAATATAGAAGCAATCTACGAGTGGCATAGAGA TTTCTTCCTGAAGGCGTTGGAACGCTGTTTGGAACGTCCGGAAGAGCTCGGACCGCTGTTTAAgcgatacgaaagaaaattacatatgtacgttGTTTATTGTCAAAACAAACCAGTCTCCGAATATATCGTTTCCGAATATATAGATACCTATTTCGAG GACTTGAGACAAAAGCTCGGACATCGGTTACAATTGTGCGATCTTTTAATCAAGCCGGTTCAAAGGATCACAAAGTATCAACTTCTTCTTCGAGAAGCACTAAGACTTACCGAACGAACTCAAAGAATGTCAGAGATTGAAGGGCTTACAGCTGCGGTTCATGTAATGCGCATTATTCCAAAAGCGGCCAATGACATGATGGATGTTGCGAGACTTCAAGGTTTTGAC GGAAAGATCACAGCGCAAGGAAAGTTACTGTTGCACGGACCGCTTTTAGTATCAGAATTTTCCTCGAATTTACCGAGTAAGGAAAAAGAATGGCAAGTCTTCCTCTTCgagcaaaatattatttttagcgAGGCTGTCGGCAAAAAGACACAGTTCACGAATCCCGTCTACATTTACAAAGCTCATATCCAG GTGAATAAACTGTGCTTACAAAATCCTTACGACGACCCGGAAAAGTTCATAATTCGCTCGACGGATCCTCGAAAACCTGGCCTTGCATTTTCTTGTAGCGCAGCAGAAGAAAATGGGCCGCGGAAGCAGGAGTGGGTAGATACGATCACTGCCATCCTGCAGACCCAACGTGACTTTCTTAAGGCGATACAGTCGCCGATTGCCTACCAAAAGGAACTTACCAAAGATCCATT TCGTGGCGTGAGTCCGGATTCTCCGTGTCGAGGAAGTGTACTTTCAACGATTTCATCAACAATACCGAACATGTCTAAAACAAACGAGGAACGGAGAAATGAAATGGCCGGTGCCGCTGGTAGTACCATCTCTGCTACTTCGAAAACATTAGCTACAGCCGCGGCTGTAGCAGCAACAGCTACAGGAACGGGAACAGGAACGGCAACAACATCGGTGTTACACCGACCTCGTACCGGAGCTACGGATCAGGATTCCTCGCAAACGCAGTCAAGCCCTAGCAAAAGCAGACTGAATTTTCTCGAGGGATTTAGAAGCACCCTTCGACCTCGATCGCCTGTTCGCAACAATTCTATTCCG ATCGTTCCAGGAAGCAGAGTAAGATTAACCGCAGATTGGGGGAAATTACACGCTGGAGAAGAATTGGAGATCTTCCGTGTGGACGGTCCAGGGCTGATCGTCTCCCCGGTAATCGGGATGAAAAAGGAGGAATTCTGGATTCCGGCGAGTCTCGTTCCGAATTCATCCATCAGCCGCGCATGGTCTTTTCGTCCGCGAAGAATCGATTCGGCGGAGGGTTCGGGAGAGAGCGTCCGTCTTCCGCAAGATATACACGCGGAAGAGAACGGTCCTCCCGCGATCTTGACTATTCCGTGTTCGATCAGGGCGACGGCCGGTGGCGTGGCTCGGCTCGTGCTGGAAGCTCGTCGCGTGGAACGTGCGCTCGTCCGTTGGAGAAAGGAGGGGCAACGATGTGACATCATCGAGGGAACCGATCGATATCGACTTTTCCGAACGAACGATTCCCTTTGTCTCGAAATTGCTCCTTGCCTTCCCTCTGATTCCGGGATTTACCACTGTCTCGTCGAACATGAAACGGGTTCCTGTTCAGCGAAAATTCCCCTTCGTATCATAG gaATCGATGCGACCAACGCTTGGTGCGACACGATCGAGTACAATCGATCCAACGGATTCACGATGAACGAGACAACCTCGTCGATCGTTGCGTTACccaattcgaagaaaaaattgaccaacgatatggaaattgaacAGTTTACTaacaaatatatcgaattGGAAGAATTAGGAACCGGTAGATTCGCAAGAGTGTGCTGTGCGAGGGAAAAAGGATTCGATCGAGAAGTAGCGTTAAAACAAATATCTCGATCGAAGCAGCCACTCTCGCTAACGCGTGCCGAATATGATCTTCTCAGAAGTATACGTCACGATAATATTGTTCGAGCGTTTGCGCTCTTCGAGGATACACCTCAACCGGATATCGATACTATCGTTTTGGAGCT GGTCAGAGGGTCGACATTGTTCGCGTATCTTGGCGAACAAGTTGAGTACACGGAATCGACTGTCGCAAAATACACCGGTCAATTGTTGTCAGCGTTACAGTGGCTACATTCGCGTAAACAAGCTCACTTGGACTTAAAACCGGAAAATATTTTGGTTGATAGCGAAACTGGTATCGTAAAATTGATAGATTTCGGTGAAGCCATCAGAGCGGTACCGCTGGACCAAGTAGTCCCTCCTCCCGTTGATTTGGAATTTGCAGCTCCGGAATCGGTTCTCGGTAAACCAACGGGATCCTACACGGACATGTGGGCTGCCGGCGTTTTTCTATACGTATTATTAAG CGGGCTTTCACCTTTCTTGGACGATTCCATCGAGGAAACTACCGCAAACATACTTAAATGTGATTTTTGTTTTCCCGACGAATATTTCAACGAGATATCGACCGACGTGAAAAACCTTCTTGAAACATTGCTGCGTTTACATGGAGAAGACAGAGCAACCgctcaattaattttatcatcgcCTT